In Ensifer adhaerens, a genomic segment contains:
- a CDS encoding enoyl-CoA hydratase: MSDTVLLERKGRVALLTLNRPQALNALNSELLTSLCAHLDALSEDQSVGCVVITGSEKAFAAGADIKEMSDKTYIDMKNADFFGRRFSALTASKLPMIAAVSGFALGGGCELAMICDFIIASDTAKFGQPEIKLGVIPGMGGTQRLTRAVGKAKAMDMVLTGRMMDAQEAERSGLVARVVPPEKLLETAMAAAEAIASYSRPTVITAKEAVNRAFETTLTEGLHYEQRVFYPLFATEDQKEGMAAFTEKRAPEFKHR, translated from the coding sequence ATGAGTGACACTGTTTTGCTGGAGCGAAAGGGCCGCGTGGCCCTTTTGACGCTCAATCGCCCGCAGGCGTTGAACGCGTTGAACTCGGAGCTGCTGACGTCTCTCTGCGCCCATCTTGATGCCTTGAGCGAGGATCAGAGTGTCGGCTGCGTTGTCATAACAGGATCTGAGAAGGCGTTTGCAGCCGGGGCCGACATCAAGGAAATGTCGGACAAGACCTATATCGATATGAAAAATGCCGATTTCTTCGGCCGCCGCTTCAGCGCCCTGACTGCGTCGAAGTTGCCGATGATTGCCGCCGTATCGGGCTTTGCGCTCGGCGGAGGTTGTGAACTGGCGATGATCTGCGATTTCATTATCGCGTCCGATACGGCGAAATTCGGCCAGCCGGAGATCAAGCTTGGCGTAATCCCAGGTATGGGCGGCACGCAGCGTCTGACGCGCGCCGTCGGCAAGGCGAAGGCAATGGATATGGTCCTGACCGGTCGGATGATGGACGCGCAGGAGGCCGAACGGTCGGGGCTTGTGGCTCGGGTCGTGCCGCCGGAAAAGCTTCTGGAGACTGCGATGGCGGCGGCGGAAGCAATCGCCTCCTATTCGCGACCGACTGTGATCACCGCAAAGGAGGCGGTCAACCGCGCTTTCGAAACCACGCTCACGGAGGGGCTGCACTACGAGCAGCGCGTGTTCTATCCTCTCTTCGCGACGGAGGATCAGAAAGAGGGCATGGCCGCCTTTACCGAAAAGCGCGCCCCTGAATTCAAGCATCGCTAG